In Crassostrea angulata isolate pt1a10 chromosome 6, ASM2561291v2, whole genome shotgun sequence, a genomic segment contains:
- the LOC128188117 gene encoding 3 beta-hydroxysteroid dehydrogenase/Delta 5-->4-isomerase type 1-like, protein MTLRSERILVTGGSGFLGQHIVKLLQERTDYVKEIRVLDLKPFTKQLEYEDKVPLTSIVGSVTDCGLLEKACRKVSSVFHVAGLISFGTAPDIDAMFQINVNGTKKLIDACVECGVGRLVLCSTVDVVIGFDDIENGCEQTTEKPNKFLFPGYPETKYMQENMVLQTNGKQTVNGGKLATISLRANVMYGEGDHYYVANGIRSALSNKGTLVQVGNGKSLFQQCYAGNTAWAFICADKALKSKNSIGGQAFFVPDDTPLTSSFEFMRPFLESRDLKLSSYRIPFHVVYWPLVIFEFVLKLLSPLVRINFQTASCSVKYINMNLYFKRDKAHKLLGYSPLFSPSEAMKMSLNFYKHMKL, encoded by the exons ATGACCCTGAGATCAGAGAGAATCTTGGTGACCGGAGGGTCAGGGTTCCTGGGTCAGCACATCGTCAAACTCTTACAGGAAAGGACGGACTACGTCAAAGAAATACGCGTACTGGATCTGAAACCCTTCACCAAGCAACTAG AGTATGAGGACAAGGTTCCGCTGACCAGCATCGTGGGCTCTGTCACAGACTGTGGGTTGCTGGAGAAGGCGTGTCGGAAAGTGTCCAGCGTGTTTCACGTGGCCGGACTCATCAGTTTTGGAACGGCGCCAGACATTGACGCCATGTTTCAAATAAACGTCAATG GAACAAAGAAGTTAATAGACGCATGCGTGGAGTGTGGGGTTGGAAGGCTGGTGCTGTGTAGTACTGTTGATGTCGTCATCGGCTTTGACGACATTGAAAATGGTTGTGAGCAGACGACAGAGAAACCAAATAAATTTCTGTTTCCGGGATATCCCGAGACAAAATACATGCAGGAGAACATGGTGTTACAGACCAACGGTAAACAAACTGTAAATG gagGAAAGCTTGCCACAATATCTTTGAGGGCTAATGTGATGTATGGTGAAGGGGACCATTACTACGTGGCAAATGGAATACGTTCTGCTCTGAGCAACAAAGGAACACTGGTTCAAGTCGGCAATGGGAAAAGTCTATTTCAACAGTGTTATGCTGGGAATACAGCCTGGGCATTTATATGCGCAGACAAAGCCCTGAAATCCAAGAACAGCATTGGGGGACAGGCTTTTTTTGTACCAGACGACACCCCATTGACAAGCTCATTTGAATTCATGAGACCATTTTTGGAAAGCAGAGACTTAAAGCTTTCATCTTACAGGATTCCATTCCATGTGGTCTACTGGCCGCTTGTGATCTTTGAATTTGTGCTGAAACTTCTGTCTCCGCTGGTGAGAATCAATTTTCAGACGGCCTCATGCAGTGTGAAGTACATCAACATGAATCTCTATTTCAAGAGAGACAAGGCACACAAACTGCTAGGATACAGTCCCTTGTTTTCCCCAAGTGAGGCCATGAAAATGTCTCTCAACTTTTACAAACATATGAAGTTGTAa